A genomic stretch from Mycobacterium cookii includes:
- the rpmJ gene encoding 50S ribosomal protein L36, translating to MKVNPSVKPICDKCRVIRRHGRVMVICSDPRHKQRQG from the coding sequence GTGAAGGTCAACCCGAGCGTCAAGCCGATCTGCGACAAATGCAGGGTGATCCGTCGGCATGGGCGGGTCATGGTGATCTGCTCTGATCCGCGCCACAAGCAGCGTCAGGGCTAG
- the eccB gene encoding type VII secretion protein EccB has product MTTTRLHVSAHRFLLRRLERALLGRDVHIVDESIRAPARSLIAGSVLAVILLAGCAMLAVVRPQPVSTNAPILMAMPSGALFVRLGDTVHPVLNLASARLIMRTAVDPQPTPESELNRSSRGPVLGIPGAPQVLGTPLADDELRWTVCDGRERTTVVVGRVESAHVLGREEALLVRPTSGGSTYLLYDGRRAVVNVHESAAVRALGLEGVVPLAVSPVLLNLIPEMPPLTAPRIPFAGSRGPAALAGFAIGSVLRVASTAGDEYYVVLREGVQRVGQLAADLVRFTDSHNARTAISVAPDVVPTVPAVTLLPVSGFPDKARISAVVDGEMLCAHWTHTASGNAEISYSVGSLPIPTGRAPVILTQADARGPAVDAVYLPPGRIAYVRATGLSAGNAGAGTRYLISDAGVRFAVRDDEAAHDLGLPDSMIPAPWPLLATLPAGPELSRANASVAQDVPVGGRSSP; this is encoded by the coding sequence ATGACGACCACACGGCTGCACGTCAGCGCGCACCGATTCCTGCTGCGCCGTCTGGAGCGCGCGCTGCTGGGCCGGGACGTCCACATCGTCGACGAGTCGATTCGCGCGCCCGCTCGATCGCTGATCGCAGGGTCGGTGCTCGCCGTGATCCTGCTGGCCGGCTGCGCGATGCTGGCCGTCGTGCGCCCGCAGCCCGTCTCGACGAACGCGCCGATCTTGATGGCGATGCCGTCGGGGGCGCTGTTCGTACGGTTGGGCGACACCGTGCATCCGGTGCTGAACCTGGCGTCGGCGCGGTTGATCATGCGGACCGCCGTTGACCCGCAACCGACACCCGAATCGGAACTCAATCGCAGCAGTCGGGGTCCGGTACTGGGAATCCCTGGAGCCCCCCAGGTCCTCGGCACACCACTGGCCGACGACGAACTGCGCTGGACCGTCTGCGACGGCCGCGAGCGCACCACCGTCGTTGTCGGCCGGGTCGAGTCGGCCCACGTTCTGGGCCGCGAAGAGGCACTGCTGGTGAGGCCCACCTCCGGCGGCTCGACCTACCTGCTCTACGACGGTCGACGGGCAGTGGTGAACGTGCACGAATCCGCGGCGGTGCGCGCGCTCGGGCTCGAAGGCGTTGTCCCGCTGGCGGTCTCACCGGTACTACTGAACCTCATACCCGAGATGCCGCCCCTCACCGCGCCGCGAATTCCCTTTGCCGGCAGTCGCGGGCCGGCTGCGCTCGCGGGATTTGCGATCGGCAGCGTGCTACGGGTCGCCAGCACGGCGGGCGACGAGTACTACGTCGTGTTGCGCGAGGGGGTCCAGCGTGTCGGGCAACTCGCCGCCGACCTCGTGCGGTTCACCGACTCGCACAACGCGCGCACCGCGATCTCGGTCGCGCCGGACGTCGTCCCTACCGTGCCTGCGGTGACTCTTCTACCGGTCTCAGGATTCCCCGACAAAGCGAGGATATCCGCGGTTGTCGACGGCGAGATGCTCTGCGCCCACTGGACGCATACGGCGTCGGGCAACGCCGAGATCTCGTATTCGGTTGGCAGCCTGCCTATCCCGACCGGACGGGCGCCGGTGATCTTGACTCAGGCCGACGCCCGAGGGCCCGCCGTCGACGCCGTCTACCTTCCGCCCGGTCGGATCGCGTACGTACGCGCCACCGGTCTGTCCGCCGGGAATGCGGGCGCGGGCACTCGCTACCTGATCTCTGACGCCGGTGTCCGATTCGCCGTGCGCGACGACGAAGCCGCTCACGACCTGGGCCTACCTGACTCGATGATCCCGGCGCCCTGGCCGCTACTCGCGACACTGCCGGCGGGTCCGGAATTGAGCAGGGCCAATGCCTCAGTCGCGCAGGATGTTCCGGTCGGTGGGCGTAGCTCGCCGTAG
- the rpsD gene encoding 30S ribosomal protein S4 codes for MARYTGPVTRKSRRLGVDLVGGDQSFEKRPYPPGQHGRARIKESEYRQQLQEKQKARFTYGVMEKQFRRYYAEAASRPGKTGDELLQILESRLDNVVYRAGIARTRRMARQLVSHGHFTVNGVKVTIPSYRVSQYDIIDIKGRSLNTVPFQIARETAGDRPIPSWIQVVGEQQRILVHQLPERAQIDVPLSEQLIVEYYSK; via the coding sequence ATGGCTCGTTACACCGGACCCGTCACCCGCAAGTCGCGCCGCCTCGGCGTTGACCTGGTCGGCGGAGATCAGTCCTTCGAGAAGCGCCCCTACCCGCCCGGTCAGCACGGCCGCGCGCGGATCAAGGAGAGCGAATACCGCCAGCAGCTGCAGGAGAAGCAGAAGGCCCGCTTCACCTACGGCGTCATGGAGAAGCAGTTCCGCCGCTACTACGCGGAGGCCGCGAGCCGTCCCGGCAAGACCGGTGACGAGCTGCTGCAGATCCTGGAGAGCCGGCTGGACAACGTCGTGTACCGCGCCGGGATCGCCCGCACCCGCCGCATGGCCCGCCAGCTGGTCAGCCACGGTCACTTCACCGTCAACGGCGTGAAGGTGACCATCCCCAGTTACCGGGTGTCGCAGTACGACATCATCGACATCAAGGGCAGGTCGCTGAACACCGTGCCGTTCCAGATCGCTCGCGAGACCGCCGGCGACCGTCCGATCCCCAGCTGGATTCAGGTGGTCGGCGAGCAGCAGCGCATCCTGGTCCACCAACTGCCGGAGCGCGCGCAGATCGACGTGCCGCTCAGCGAGCAGCTGATCGTCGAGTACTACTCGAAGTAA
- the rplQ gene encoding 50S ribosomal protein L17 has translation MPKPTKGPRLGGSSSHQKAILANLATALFEHGRIKTTETKARALRPYAEKLITHAKKGTLHNRREVLKKIRDKDIVHSLFAEIGPHFSDRNGGYTRIIKVENRKGDNAPMAVIELVREKTVTSEADRARRVGASKAAAKAPAAKPKAAESEAAEPDAVEPEAVEPEAVEPEAVEETADEATATEAEAEDKDAD, from the coding sequence ATGCCCAAGCCCACCAAGGGTCCCCGTCTCGGCGGGTCGTCGTCGCACCAGAAGGCGATCCTCGCCAACCTGGCGACGGCGCTGTTCGAGCACGGCCGGATCAAGACCACCGAAACCAAGGCCCGGGCATTGCGTCCCTACGCGGAGAAGCTGATCACCCACGCCAAGAAGGGCACGCTGCACAACCGGCGTGAGGTGCTCAAGAAGATCCGCGACAAGGACATCGTGCACAGCCTGTTCGCCGAGATCGGGCCGCACTTCTCCGACCGCAATGGCGGCTACACCCGCATCATCAAGGTCGAGAACCGCAAGGGCGACAACGCTCCGATGGCGGTCATCGAGCTGGTGCGGGAGAAGACGGTGACCTCCGAAGCCGATCGCGCACGCCGCGTCGGAGCCTCGAAGGCCGCCGCCAAGGCCCCGGCCGCCAAGCCGAAGGCCGCCGAGTCAGAAGCTGCTGAGCCCGACGCCGTCGAGCCGGAAGCCGTCGAGCCGGAAGCCGTGGAGCCCGAAGCCGTCGAAGAGACCGCGGATGAGGCCACCGCGACCGAGGCGGAAGCCGAGGACAAGGACGCTGACTAG
- a CDS encoding cutinase family protein, whose protein sequence is MLAAGITLVAPSAVPSARADNCPDVAVTFARGTDEPNGLGRVGDALVSSLRQNTGKNIDAYGVNYRATLLQLHGNDGAKDAIKHIKEVADKCPATPQVLGGYSQGASVVDIVTGTQIGGVGWGDSLPPQYANNIIAVTTFGNPADRSGGTIAAQSAMFGAKAVDYCNPEDPICHAGQGNEWKGHTEGYVPVYTSQAASFVQTRLLTVMAPTAPGGPLGVLPGPLGVPPGPASGPGPLPGPGQQAPTVVDQTQPIAFR, encoded by the coding sequence TTGCTGGCCGCAGGCATAACGCTCGTCGCACCGAGCGCGGTCCCGTCAGCCAGGGCCGACAACTGCCCGGACGTCGCGGTGACCTTCGCCCGCGGCACCGACGAGCCGAACGGGTTGGGCCGTGTGGGCGACGCCCTGGTGTCCAGCCTGCGCCAGAACACCGGCAAGAACATCGACGCCTACGGCGTGAACTACCGGGCCACCCTGCTGCAGCTGCACGGCAACGACGGCGCGAAGGACGCGATCAAGCACATCAAGGAGGTGGCCGACAAGTGCCCGGCCACCCCGCAGGTGCTCGGCGGCTATTCGCAGGGCGCGTCGGTGGTCGACATCGTCACCGGAACGCAGATCGGCGGCGTCGGCTGGGGCGACTCGCTGCCGCCGCAGTACGCGAACAACATCATCGCGGTCACCACCTTCGGCAACCCGGCGGACCGCAGCGGCGGCACCATCGCGGCGCAGAGCGCGATGTTCGGCGCCAAAGCCGTCGACTACTGCAACCCCGAAGACCCGATCTGCCACGCCGGCCAGGGCAACGAGTGGAAGGGCCACACCGAGGGATACGTGCCCGTCTACACCAGCCAGGCGGCCAGCTTCGTCCAGACCAGGCTGCTGACGGTGATGGCACCCACCGCGCCCGGCGGGCCGCTGGGCGTCCTGCCCGGTCCCCTGGGTGTCCCGCCCGGACCTGCGTCCGGACCGGGACCGCTGCCGGGACCTGGTCAGCAGGCCCCGACCGTGGTTGACCAAACCCAGCCGATCGCCTTTCGCTGA
- the infA gene encoding translation initiation factor IF-1 yields MAKKDGAIEVEGRVVEPLPNAMFRIELENGHKVLAHISGKMRQHYIRILPEDRVVVELSPYDLTRGRIVYRYK; encoded by the coding sequence ATGGCCAAGAAGGACGGCGCCATTGAGGTCGAGGGCCGCGTAGTCGAGCCACTGCCCAATGCGATGTTTCGCATTGAGCTGGAAAACGGCCACAAGGTGCTTGCCCACATCAGCGGGAAGATGCGGCAGCACTACATCCGCATCCTGCCCGAGGACCGGGTGGTAGTGGAGTTGTCTCCCTACGACCTGACCCGGGGCCGCATCGTGTACCGCTACAAGTAA
- a CDS encoding cutinase family protein, whose amino-acid sequence MRLRLARLAAATLSVGGLLSASALAPIPSAMLPVASAACPDAEVTFARGREEPPGVGLIGQSFIDALRAKVPRMTVGSYGVNYPANTEIDIAANDMSAHAQSMAASCPNTKLVLGGYSLGAAAADVVVGVNRPGFGFMNPLPPSVDDHVAAVALFGNGTQRVLGPATNFSPAFAGKTIDLCAANDPICTRSFQNLQWAAHLQPSYVDSGLINKAANFVAAKL is encoded by the coding sequence ATGCGACTTCGCCTGGCCCGCTTAGCAGCGGCGACACTGTCGGTGGGCGGTTTGCTGAGCGCATCTGCCCTGGCGCCGATCCCGTCGGCGATGCTTCCGGTGGCTTCCGCCGCCTGTCCGGACGCCGAAGTCACCTTCGCGCGGGGCCGCGAAGAACCACCCGGCGTCGGCCTGATCGGCCAGTCCTTCATCGACGCGCTGCGGGCGAAGGTGCCGCGGATGACCGTCGGCTCGTACGGGGTCAACTACCCCGCCAACACCGAGATCGATATCGCCGCCAACGACATGAGCGCGCATGCGCAGTCGATGGCGGCAAGCTGCCCGAACACCAAGTTGGTGCTGGGCGGTTACTCACTGGGCGCCGCGGCGGCCGACGTCGTGGTCGGCGTGAACAGACCCGGGTTCGGCTTCATGAATCCGCTGCCGCCGTCGGTGGATGACCACGTCGCCGCCGTCGCGTTGTTCGGCAACGGCACCCAACGGGTGCTCGGCCCGGCCACCAATTTCAGTCCGGCCTTCGCCGGTAAGACCATCGACCTGTGCGCCGCCAACGACCCGATCTGCACCAGAAGCTTCCAGAATTTGCAATGGGCTGCCCATCTGCAGCCGTCATACGTCGACTCGGGCCTGATCAACAAGGCCGCCAATTTCGTGGCGGCCAAGCTCTAA
- the truA gene encoding tRNA pseudouridine(38-40) synthase TruA: MNDTPAIDTDGGCVRLRLDIAYDGTDFAGWAAQSGQRTVAGLLDETLSTVFRTPVRLWAAGRTDTGVHATGQVAHVDIPVDALPHAYPRSPRPNQAEFVPLVRRLGRLLPADVKVRRIARAPAGFDARFSALRRHYVYRMSTADYGVEPHQARYVTGWPRPLDVDAMAAASYNLLGLNDFAAFCRQREGATTIRDLQRFDWEQDGDLITAYVTADAFCWSMVRSLVGAVLAVGEHRRSVDWCCELLTATGRSSDFAAAPARGLTLVGVDYPPDSELQARTLITRDLRTRD, translated from the coding sequence TTGAACGACACACCCGCCATCGACACCGATGGCGGGTGTGTTCGTCTACGGCTCGATATCGCTTATGACGGAACGGATTTCGCGGGCTGGGCAGCGCAGTCAGGCCAGCGCACCGTCGCCGGTCTGCTGGACGAGACGCTCTCGACGGTGTTCCGGACACCGGTGCGGCTGTGGGCGGCCGGTCGCACGGACACCGGCGTGCATGCGACCGGGCAGGTGGCCCACGTCGATATTCCCGTCGACGCGCTGCCCCATGCGTATCCGCGGTCGCCGCGGCCGAATCAGGCCGAGTTCGTGCCGCTGGTGCGGCGGTTGGGCCGGTTGCTGCCCGCTGACGTGAAGGTTCGCCGGATCGCGCGTGCGCCAGCGGGTTTCGATGCGCGGTTCTCGGCCTTGCGCCGTCACTACGTGTACCGGATGTCGACGGCGGACTACGGAGTGGAGCCGCATCAGGCCCGCTACGTCACCGGCTGGCCGCGCCCGCTGGACGTGGACGCCATGGCGGCGGCGTCATACAACCTGTTGGGGCTCAACGACTTTGCGGCGTTCTGCCGTCAGCGCGAAGGGGCGACCACCATCCGCGACCTGCAGCGCTTCGACTGGGAGCAGGACGGCGATCTGATCACCGCCTACGTCACCGCCGACGCGTTCTGCTGGTCGATGGTGCGCTCGCTGGTCGGCGCGGTGCTGGCCGTCGGAGAGCATCGGCGCAGCGTGGATTGGTGCTGCGAGTTGCTCACCGCGACGGGTCGGTCCAGCGACTTCGCCGCCGCGCCCGCGCGTGGTCTGACACTGGTCGGCGTGGATTACCCGCCGGACAGCGAGTTGCAGGCCCGGACGTTGATCACCCGCGACCTGCGCACCCGGGATTAG
- the rpsM gene encoding 30S ribosomal protein S13, which produces MARLVGVDLPRDKRMEVALTYIYGVGRTRSNEILAATGIDKDLRTKDLTDDQVTHLRDYIEANLKVEGDLRREVQADIRRKIEIGCYQGLRHRRGLPVRGQRTKTNARTRKGPKRTIAGKKKAR; this is translated from the coding sequence ATGGCTCGACTAGTGGGCGTCGACCTCCCGCGCGACAAGCGCATGGAGGTCGCGTTGACGTACATCTACGGCGTCGGCCGTACCCGCTCCAACGAAATCCTGGCCGCTACCGGGATCGACAAAGATCTGCGCACCAAGGACCTCACCGACGATCAGGTGACCCATCTGCGCGACTACATCGAAGCGAACTTGAAGGTCGAGGGTGACCTGCGCCGTGAGGTGCAGGCCGACATCCGCCGCAAGATCGAGATCGGCTGCTACCAGGGGCTCCGGCACCGCCGCGGCCTGCCGGTGCGCGGTCAGCGCACCAAGACCAACGCGCGCACCCGCAAGGGCCCGAAGCGCACCATCGCCGGCAAGAAGAAGGCCAGGTAA
- the rpsK gene encoding 30S ribosomal protein S11, whose amino-acid sequence MPPAKKAAASAPKKGQKTRRREKKNVPHGAAHIKSTFNNTIVTITDLQGNVIAWASSGHVGFKGSRKSTPFAAQLAAENAARKAQEHGVKKVDVFVKGPGSGRETAIRSLQAAGLEVGAISDVTPQPHNGCRPPKRRRV is encoded by the coding sequence ATGCCCCCAGCAAAGAAGGCAGCCGCCTCGGCGCCCAAGAAGGGTCAGAAGACCCGGCGGCGGGAAAAGAAGAACGTCCCGCACGGCGCCGCTCACATCAAGAGCACGTTCAACAACACTATCGTGACGATCACCGACCTGCAGGGCAATGTCATCGCCTGGGCGTCCTCGGGTCACGTCGGCTTCAAGGGGTCGCGTAAGTCGACGCCGTTCGCCGCGCAGTTGGCCGCCGAAAACGCCGCCCGCAAGGCGCAGGAACACGGCGTCAAGAAGGTCGACGTGTTCGTGAAGGGCCCGGGCTCGGGCCGCGAGACCGCGATCCGGTCGCTGCAGGCCGCCGGCCTGGAGGTCGGCGCGATCTCTGACGTCACCCCCCAGCCGCACAACGGCTGCCGCCCGCCGAAGCGCAGAAGGGTCTAG
- a CDS encoding FAD-dependent oxidoreductase yields MTRPTSPDPQRKPVMLTVDDDPAVSRAVARDLRRHYGEANRIVRAESGPDALDTLRQLKLRGETVAMLVADYRMPQMTGIEFLEAAMDLYPAAKRVLLTAYADTHAAIDAINVVDLDHYLLKPWDPPEEKLYPVIDELLDAWRRAPERPIPHTKVIGHRWSARSWEVRDFLARNGLYYTWFASDEPVGEQLLQAAGEDGKRLPVVVTEHGDPLVEPSDAELADTLGLTTTPSQDFYDLIVVGGGPAGLAAAVYGASEGLRTVLIETTATGGQAGQSSKIENYLGFPDGVSGSQLAERARRQAEKFGAELITARTATALEINGPKRTIRFDDGGSIDAHAIIVATGVAYNELTADGCETLKGRGVHYGAAVSIASECEGEEVYVIGGANSAGQAAMYLSREAKSVTIVVRAPSLEASMSHYLIQQIEQRPNITVRTCTEVHCAIGSDYLERLTLIDNRTGQTDDVTCARMFIFIGAAPRTEWLKDVLARDDHGFILTGPDLRNVCGWTLDRPPHHLETSVPGVFVAGDVRSESAKRVAAAVGEGSMAVMLVHRYLAES; encoded by the coding sequence ATGACGCGCCCCACAAGCCCCGATCCCCAACGCAAGCCTGTGATGCTGACCGTCGACGACGACCCGGCGGTGTCGCGGGCCGTTGCCCGGGACCTGCGCCGCCATTACGGCGAGGCCAACCGCATTGTGCGGGCCGAATCGGGGCCCGACGCGCTGGACACCCTCAGGCAGCTCAAATTGCGTGGTGAGACGGTCGCGATGCTCGTCGCCGACTACCGGATGCCGCAGATGACCGGCATCGAGTTCCTCGAAGCGGCCATGGACTTGTATCCGGCGGCCAAGCGGGTGTTGCTGACCGCCTACGCCGACACCCACGCCGCGATCGACGCGATCAACGTCGTCGACCTCGACCACTACCTGCTCAAACCCTGGGACCCGCCGGAGGAGAAGCTCTACCCCGTCATCGACGAGTTGCTCGACGCCTGGCGGCGCGCACCCGAGCGGCCGATCCCGCACACCAAGGTGATCGGCCACCGCTGGTCGGCGCGGTCCTGGGAGGTCCGCGACTTCCTGGCCCGCAACGGGCTGTACTACACCTGGTTCGCCTCCGACGAACCCGTCGGCGAGCAACTGCTGCAAGCGGCCGGTGAGGACGGCAAGCGGCTCCCGGTCGTGGTCACCGAACACGGCGACCCGCTCGTCGAGCCCAGTGACGCCGAATTGGCCGACACGTTGGGCCTGACGACGACGCCGTCGCAAGACTTCTACGACCTGATCGTCGTCGGCGGCGGCCCCGCGGGTCTGGCCGCCGCCGTCTACGGCGCGTCCGAAGGTCTGCGTACCGTGTTGATCGAGACCACCGCGACCGGCGGCCAGGCCGGCCAAAGCTCCAAGATCGAGAACTATCTGGGCTTTCCCGACGGTGTGTCCGGCAGCCAGCTGGCCGAACGGGCGCGCCGACAAGCGGAGAAATTCGGCGCGGAACTCATCACCGCCCGTACCGCCACTGCCCTGGAGATCAACGGACCGAAACGCACGATTCGCTTCGACGACGGCGGCTCGATCGACGCGCACGCGATCATCGTCGCCACCGGCGTCGCCTACAACGAGCTGACCGCGGACGGCTGCGAAACGTTGAAAGGTCGCGGCGTGCACTACGGGGCCGCGGTGTCCATCGCCTCGGAATGCGAGGGCGAAGAGGTCTACGTGATCGGCGGGGCGAACTCGGCGGGCCAAGCCGCGATGTATCTGTCCCGCGAGGCGAAATCGGTGACGATCGTGGTGCGGGCGCCGTCGCTGGAGGCGTCGATGTCGCACTACCTCATCCAGCAGATCGAGCAACGTCCCAACATCACCGTCCGCACCTGCACCGAAGTGCACTGCGCCATCGGCAGCGATTACCTCGAACGCCTGACCCTGATCGACAACCGGACCGGGCAGACCGACGACGTGACCTGCGCACGGATGTTCATCTTCATCGGCGCCGCGCCGCGCACCGAGTGGCTCAAGGACGTCCTCGCCCGCGACGACCACGGCTTCATCCTCACCGGACCGGACCTGCGCAACGTGTGTGGCTGGACGCTGGACCGTCCGCCGCACCACCTGGAGACCAGCGTGCCGGGCGTCTTCGTCGCCGGCGACGTGCGATCGGAGTCGGCAAAGCGGGTCGCGGCCGCCGTCGGTGAGGGATCGATGGCCGTCATGCTGGTGCACCGATACTTGGCGGAATCATGA
- a CDS encoding cutinase family protein — translation MTLRAAAAVLLAAGSMLAPTLTPTISSLLPTASAACPDVEVVFARGRQESPGAGVVGNAFVSALRSKVNKNVSLYAVRYPADTEIDVGANDMSAHVQSTINGCPNTRIVLGGYSLGAAVTDVVVAAPISAFGFNNPLPPGADAHIAAVALFGNGTQWVGPITNFNPIYADRTIDMCHGDDPICKPGDPHTWQDNWPQHSGSRYIQDGEVNQAADFVAGKLG, via the coding sequence ATGACGCTGCGCGCGGCCGCCGCCGTATTGCTCGCCGCGGGCTCGATGCTCGCGCCGACACTGACACCCACAATCTCGTCGCTGCTCCCGACGGCGTCGGCGGCCTGCCCCGACGTCGAGGTGGTGTTCGCCCGGGGACGACAGGAATCGCCCGGGGCCGGCGTCGTCGGCAACGCCTTCGTCAGCGCGCTGCGGTCCAAGGTCAACAAAAACGTCAGCCTCTACGCGGTGCGCTACCCCGCCGACACCGAGATCGACGTCGGCGCCAACGACATGAGCGCGCACGTCCAGTCCACCATCAACGGCTGCCCCAACACCCGCATCGTGCTGGGCGGCTACTCCCTCGGCGCGGCGGTCACCGACGTCGTGGTAGCGGCTCCCATCTCGGCATTCGGCTTCAACAATCCGCTGCCGCCGGGCGCCGATGCGCACATCGCCGCGGTCGCGCTGTTCGGCAACGGCACCCAGTGGGTCGGGCCGATCACGAATTTCAACCCGATCTACGCCGACCGGACCATCGACATGTGCCACGGCGACGACCCGATCTGCAAGCCCGGCGATCCGCACACCTGGCAGGACAACTGGCCGCAGCATTCCGGATCGCGCTACATCCAGGACGGCGAGGTCAACCAGGCCGCTGACTTCGTCGCCGGCAAGCTGGGCTAG
- a CDS encoding DNA-directed RNA polymerase subunit alpha: MLISQRPTLSEEIISDSRSQFVIEPLEPGFGYTLGNSLRRTLLSSIPGAAVTSIRIDGVLHEFTTVPGVKEDVTDIILNLKSLVVSSEEDEPVTMYLRKQGPGEVTAGDIVPPAGVTVHNPEMHIATLNDKGKLEIELVVERGRGYVPAVQNKASGAEIGRIPVDSIYSPVLKVTYKVDATRVEQRTDFDKLILDVETKSSIGPRDALASAGKTLVELFGLARELNVEAEGIEIGPSPAEADHIASFALPIDDLDLTVRSYNCLKREGVHTVGELVSRTESDLLDIRNFGQKSIDEVKVKLHQLGLSLKDSPASFDPSEVAGYDVATGTWSAEAAAYDDQDYAETEQL; encoded by the coding sequence ATGTTGATTTCACAGCGACCGACTCTGTCCGAAGAGATCATCAGCGACAGCCGTTCGCAGTTCGTCATCGAGCCGCTGGAGCCGGGTTTCGGCTACACGCTTGGTAACTCGCTGCGCCGCACGCTGCTGTCGTCGATCCCGGGCGCGGCCGTCACCAGCATCCGCATCGACGGTGTGCTGCACGAGTTCACCACCGTGCCGGGTGTCAAGGAAGACGTCACCGACATCATCCTGAACCTCAAGAGCCTGGTGGTGTCCTCGGAGGAGGACGAGCCGGTAACCATGTACCTGCGCAAGCAGGGCCCGGGCGAGGTCACCGCCGGTGACATCGTGCCGCCGGCCGGCGTGACCGTGCACAACCCCGAGATGCACATCGCGACCCTGAACGACAAGGGCAAGCTGGAGATCGAGCTCGTCGTCGAGCGTGGCCGTGGTTATGTCCCGGCCGTGCAGAACAAAGCGTCGGGCGCCGAAATCGGCCGTATCCCAGTCGATTCCATCTATTCGCCGGTGCTCAAGGTCACCTACAAGGTGGACGCCACCCGTGTCGAGCAGCGTACCGACTTCGACAAGCTGATCCTCGACGTCGAGACCAAGAGCTCGATCGGCCCCCGCGACGCACTGGCATCGGCCGGTAAGACGCTGGTCGAATTGTTCGGTCTGGCACGCGAACTCAACGTCGAGGCCGAGGGCATCGAGATCGGGCCGTCGCCGGCCGAGGCCGACCACATCGCCTCGTTCGCGCTGCCGATCGACGACCTGGACCTGACCGTGCGGTCGTACAACTGCCTCAAGCGCGAGGGCGTGCACACCGTCGGCGAGTTGGTCTCGCGCACCGAGTCCGACCTGCTCGACATCCGCAACTTCGGTCAGAAGTCCATCGACGAGGTGAAGGTCAAGCTGCACCAGTTGGGTCTGTCACTCAAGGACAGCCCGGCCAGCTTCGACCCGTCGGAGGTCGCCGGTTACGACGTGGCCACCGGCACGTGGTCGGCTGAGGCTGCCGCCTACGACGACCAGGACTACGCCGAAACCGAACAGCTCTAA